A window of the Bacillus sp. A301a_S52 genome harbors these coding sequences:
- the lpdA gene encoding dihydrolipoyl dehydrogenase, producing MAKEYDLVILGAGTGGYVAAIRASQLGMTVAVVEKEKLGGTCLHKGCIPSKALLRSAEVFKTVKEADTFGISLDNPVLDFTAVQKRKSVIVDQLYKGVQHLMKKGKIDVYEGFGRILGPSIFSPTAGTVSIENNDGSENEMLIPKYVLIATGSKPKTLPGVQLDEKNILSSEGALQLESLPASISIIGGGVIGIEWASMLVDFGVEVTVIEYASRILPLEDLDVSKEMQRSLKKKGVKIITDAKVIADQLDITEDGVKVSYEHKGEIKHVSSEKTLISIGRTANVTDIGLENTDIQIKNDVIHVNEHYQTKEAHIYAIGDVIGGLQLAHVASHEGIAAVDHMAGKASHPVEEMHVPKCIYSSPEAASVGLSEQAAKEQGYSVKIGKFSFKAIGKALVYGDTSGFVKFVSDAETNDLLGVHMIGPHVTDMISEAALAKVLDAADWEVASTIHPHPSLSEAIGEAALAVDGKEIHGG from the coding sequence ATGGCTAAAGAATATGATCTGGTCATATTAGGAGCTGGTACAGGAGGCTACGTAGCAGCGATTAGAGCGTCGCAACTTGGAATGACCGTTGCAGTCGTGGAAAAAGAAAAGCTTGGAGGGACATGCTTACACAAAGGGTGTATACCTAGTAAAGCCCTTTTAAGAAGTGCGGAAGTCTTTAAAACCGTTAAAGAGGCGGACACGTTTGGAATCTCATTAGATAATCCTGTCCTTGACTTTACGGCTGTACAAAAGCGTAAATCGGTCATCGTTGATCAATTGTATAAAGGTGTCCAGCATTTAATGAAGAAAGGAAAAATAGATGTATATGAGGGATTTGGTAGAATTCTTGGCCCCTCTATTTTTTCACCGACTGCTGGTACAGTATCAATTGAAAATAATGACGGTTCAGAAAACGAGATGCTGATTCCTAAGTATGTTTTAATTGCTACTGGTAGTAAACCTAAGACATTGCCAGGTGTGCAATTAGATGAAAAGAACATCCTTTCTTCAGAAGGGGCTTTACAATTAGAATCGTTACCTGCATCCATAAGTATTATAGGTGGAGGTGTAATCGGAATCGAATGGGCCTCCATGCTAGTTGACTTTGGTGTGGAAGTAACGGTAATTGAATATGCTTCACGTATTTTACCTCTTGAAGATTTGGACGTTTCAAAAGAGATGCAGCGATCTTTAAAGAAAAAAGGTGTAAAAATTATAACCGATGCAAAAGTGATTGCTGATCAATTAGACATAACAGAAGATGGTGTCAAGGTTTCTTATGAGCATAAAGGTGAAATAAAACATGTGTCATCAGAAAAAACACTCATTTCTATAGGTAGAACTGCTAATGTAACGGATATTGGATTAGAAAATACTGATATCCAGATTAAAAACGACGTCATTCATGTTAATGAGCATTATCAAACGAAGGAAGCTCATATATACGCAATCGGGGATGTTATTGGTGGTCTCCAATTAGCACATGTCGCTTCACATGAAGGGATAGCGGCAGTGGATCATATGGCAGGAAAGGCATCTCATCCAGTGGAAGAGATGCATGTTCCGAAATGTATTTATTCTTCGCCAGAAGCAGCAAGTGTTGGCTTATCCGAACAGGCAGCAAAAGAGCAAGGGTATTCGGTTAAAATAGGTAAATTTTCGTTTAAAGCAATAGGTAAAGCGCTTGTATACGGTGATACATCAGGATTTGTTAAGTTTGTGTCAGATGCAGAGACAAATGATTTGCTCGGTGTTCATATGATTGGACCGCATGTGACAGATATGATTTCAGAAGCGGCTCTTGCAAAAGTACTTGATGCGGCTGATTGGGAAGTGGCTAGCACCATTCACCCACATCCTAGCTTATCTGAAGCGATAGGAGAAGCAGCTTTAGCTGTTGATGGTAAAGAGATTCACGGTGGATAA
- a CDS encoding thiamine pyrophosphate-dependent dehydrogenase E1 component subunit alpha produces the protein MCEKRHHKLGMTDKDVLHMYETMLAARMIDERMWLLNRAGKIAFVISCQGQEAAQVGAAMALDNKQDYVLPYYRDMGVVLHFGMSIKDLMLSGFAKEEDPNSGGRQMPGHFGKKSSRIVTGSSPVTTQVPHAVGFGLAAKMKKKEFVAFTTFGEGSSNQGDFHEGINFASVHDLPVIFMCENNKYAISVPLDKQLNIESVAERAKGYGIHGESVDGNDPLAVYEAVMHARKRAIAGEGPSLIETVSYRLTPHSSDDDDSTYRAKEEVEEAKKIDPVHTFCQYLKDAHILTEEKDEEIRVKLRREIDEATDYAENASYPNVETLMDYVYGEE, from the coding sequence ATGTGTGAAAAACGGCACCATAAATTAGGTATGACCGATAAAGATGTTCTACACATGTATGAAACAATGCTTGCAGCAAGAATGATTGATGAGAGAATGTGGCTGTTAAACAGAGCAGGAAAAATCGCTTTTGTTATCTCTTGCCAAGGTCAGGAAGCCGCGCAAGTTGGTGCAGCAATGGCTCTAGATAATAAACAAGATTACGTATTACCCTACTATAGAGACATGGGAGTCGTCCTTCATTTCGGTATGAGTATTAAAGATTTAATGCTATCTGGATTTGCAAAGGAGGAGGACCCTAATTCAGGAGGACGACAAATGCCTGGTCATTTTGGTAAAAAGTCCTCTCGCATTGTAACAGGTTCCTCTCCAGTAACAACCCAAGTCCCTCACGCAGTGGGATTTGGATTAGCAGCAAAAATGAAAAAGAAGGAATTCGTTGCTTTTACGACTTTTGGTGAAGGGTCATCTAACCAAGGGGACTTTCATGAAGGAATCAACTTTGCCAGCGTCCATGACCTTCCCGTTATTTTTATGTGCGAAAATAATAAATACGCTATATCTGTCCCATTAGACAAGCAGTTGAACATTGAGAGTGTTGCTGAGCGAGCAAAGGGCTATGGTATTCATGGTGAATCAGTTGATGGAAACGACCCTTTAGCCGTGTATGAAGCTGTGATGCATGCAAGAAAGCGTGCAATAGCTGGAGAAGGACCTTCTCTCATTGAAACAGTATCATATCGTTTAACTCCCCATTCAAGCGATGACGACGACAGTACATACCGTGCTAAAGAGGAGGTTGAAGAAGCGAAGAAAATAGATCCTGTTCATACTTTCTGTCAGTATTTAAAAGATGCTCATATTCTAACTGAGGAAAAGGACGAGGAAATACGAGTAAAACTTCGTAGAGAAATTGATGAAGCAACCGATTATGCAGAAAACGCATCATACCCTAATGTAGAGACATTAATGGATTATGTTTATGGAGAGGAGTGA
- a CDS encoding alpha-ketoacid dehydrogenase subunit beta, translating into MPVISYIESITKALKEEMARDENVFILGEDVGKRGGVFRATDGLYTEFGEERVIDTPLAESAIAGVGIGAAMYGMRPVAEMQFADFIMPAFNQIVSEAAKIRYRSNNDWICPVTIRAPYGGGVHGALYHSQSVEAMFANTPGLKIVMPSTPYDVKGLLKAAIRSDDPVLFFEHKRAYRLIKGEVPDEDYTLPIGKADVKREGEDITVITYGLCVHFALQAAEALEKEGYSAHILDLRTVYPLDKQAIIEATQKTGKVLLVTEANKEGSIMSEVAAVIAEHCLFDLDAPVQRLAGPDVPAMPYAPPLEKQFMVTPDKVEKAMRELAEF; encoded by the coding sequence ATGCCCGTTATATCTTATATTGAGTCAATAACGAAAGCATTAAAAGAAGAGATGGCCCGAGATGAAAATGTATTCATCCTTGGTGAAGATGTAGGTAAACGAGGAGGCGTTTTCAGGGCTACTGATGGATTATATACTGAATTTGGTGAAGAAAGAGTGATCGATACTCCTCTTGCTGAATCAGCGATCGCAGGGGTTGGAATTGGTGCTGCCATGTATGGCATGAGACCGGTGGCGGAAATGCAGTTTGCAGACTTTATCATGCCCGCTTTCAATCAAATTGTTTCTGAAGCAGCCAAAATACGTTACCGCTCAAATAATGATTGGATATGTCCTGTTACGATCAGGGCCCCTTATGGTGGTGGTGTTCATGGTGCACTTTATCATTCACAATCCGTAGAAGCGATGTTTGCTAACACACCAGGATTAAAAATCGTGATGCCGTCTACACCATACGATGTTAAAGGCTTATTAAAAGCTGCCATTCGTTCAGATGATCCTGTGTTATTTTTTGAACATAAACGAGCTTATCGCTTAATAAAGGGTGAAGTCCCTGATGAAGATTACACACTACCTATAGGGAAAGCTGATGTGAAGCGGGAAGGTGAGGACATTACTGTCATTACTTACGGTCTATGCGTGCATTTTGCATTACAAGCAGCTGAAGCTCTAGAGAAAGAAGGATACTCTGCTCATATTCTAGATTTACGTACTGTGTATCCCCTCGACAAACAAGCGATTATTGAAGCAACTCAAAAAACTGGTAAAGTGCTCTTAGTGACTGAAGCTAATAAAGAAGGGAGCATTATGAGTGAGGTAGCAGCAGTGATTGCTGAGCATTGTTTATTTGATTTAGATGCCCCTGTTCAGCGACTAGCTGGCCCTGATGTGCCTGCTATGCCATATGCGCCACCGCTAGAGAAACAGTTTATGGTTACCCCCGATAAAGTAGAAAAAGCGATGCGAGAGTTAGCAGAATTTTAA
- a CDS encoding 2-oxo acid dehydrogenase subunit E2 translates to MATEITMPQLGESVTEGTITKWLVKPGDYVNKYDPIAEVMTDKVNAEVPSSFAGTISELIAEEDQTVAVGEVICTLIDENNKASLKNNVPTSSTKTEEVTEDNSSKGETMRKRYSPAVLKLAQEHHIDLGGINGSGFGGRITRKDILALVENGDTSSKTEASQASTSTSKETQADQMSIASSSKGTSKETLEYDRFERIPVNGVRKAIAQNMVKSKHEAPHAWMMIEVDVTGLVKYREKIKNEFQKREGFKLTFLPFFMKAVIDALKAFPQVNAKWDGDNIIRYKDVHLSMAVATENELFVPVIKNADEKNVKGLAKALNDISQKVRSSSLTQADMQGGTFTLNNTGSFGSIQSQPIINTPQAAILSVESIVKRPVVLENDAIAVRNMVNLCLSLDHRVLDGLICGKFMAHIKQSLEQMSENTLSIY, encoded by the coding sequence ATGGCGACTGAAATAACGATGCCTCAACTAGGGGAAAGTGTCACTGAAGGTACGATTACTAAATGGCTTGTTAAACCTGGCGATTACGTTAATAAATATGACCCCATTGCAGAAGTGATGACAGATAAAGTAAATGCAGAAGTGCCATCTTCGTTTGCTGGGACGATCTCAGAATTAATTGCGGAGGAAGATCAAACAGTAGCAGTAGGCGAAGTTATATGTACATTGATTGACGAAAATAACAAGGCGTCATTAAAAAATAATGTCCCCACTTCTTCTACAAAGACAGAAGAAGTGACAGAAGATAATTCTTCTAAAGGAGAAACGATGAGAAAACGCTATTCTCCGGCTGTTCTAAAGTTAGCACAAGAACATCATATTGATTTAGGCGGAATAAATGGATCTGGTTTCGGGGGACGGATTACTAGAAAGGACATTTTAGCTCTTGTGGAGAATGGGGATACCTCTTCCAAAACAGAAGCATCCCAAGCCAGCACATCTACTTCAAAAGAAACACAAGCAGACCAAATGTCCATAGCTTCATCTTCTAAAGGTACCTCAAAAGAAACGTTAGAGTACGATCGATTTGAACGTATACCAGTAAATGGTGTTCGTAAGGCGATTGCTCAGAATATGGTTAAATCAAAACATGAAGCGCCACATGCGTGGATGATGATTGAAGTCGATGTAACGGGGCTTGTTAAATACCGTGAAAAAATAAAAAATGAGTTTCAGAAGAGAGAAGGCTTTAAATTAACCTTTTTACCTTTCTTTATGAAAGCTGTTATCGATGCATTAAAAGCGTTTCCCCAGGTGAATGCAAAGTGGGATGGCGATAACATCATCCGTTATAAAGATGTGCACCTATCAATGGCAGTTGCGACTGAAAATGAACTATTTGTTCCAGTCATTAAGAATGCCGATGAGAAAAATGTAAAAGGACTTGCAAAGGCTTTAAATGACATATCACAAAAAGTTCGTTCCTCTTCATTGACGCAAGCAGACATGCAAGGTGGAACTTTCACGCTTAATAATACGGGATCTTTTGGTTCAATTCAATCCCAGCCTATCATAAATACACCTCAGGCAGCTATTTTGTCTGTAGAATCAATTGTTAAACGTCCTGTTGTATTAGAAAATGATGCTATTGCAGTGAGAAACATGGTAAACTTATGTTTGTCCTTAGACCACCGAGTGCTCGATGGACTAATTTGTGGGAAGTTTATGGCTCATATTAAACAATCTCTTGAACAAATGAGCGAGAATACATTATCCATTTATTAA
- a CDS encoding zinc ABC transporter substrate-binding protein, with protein MGMQKGRYLKVLALGTFSLVLAACGDNSDNVSTENDETGDNAIEEIETIHVKTTLYPLEDFTNRIGGEFVEVDNIVPIGADAHTFEPTANQMIEVAEADLFIYNGADFEGFADSIKDTVASHDVTILTASEGIDLISYDHDHTHDHDHEENHDHNDDHSHEHEEDHDHNNDHAHDHENNHNESDHEDHAHNDNEGNHSEEAHDHSHGDQDPHVWLDPIRSIQLAENIKEALIDINPEEQETFEANFETLKKELEELDEELQTMADKAERGTIVVSHAGYGYWEDRYGIEQIAIAGLSPSNEPSIQQIQNTISIMEDNDINYVMFEQNIPTNIANTVKDEVGAEDVWLHNLEVLTEEDIENNEDYFSLMRRNIEALETGLN; from the coding sequence ATGGGTATGCAAAAAGGAAGATACTTAAAAGTGTTAGCATTAGGGACCTTTTCACTTGTATTAGCTGCTTGTGGTGATAATAGCGATAACGTTTCAACAGAAAATGACGAAACTGGGGATAATGCGATAGAAGAGATAGAAACGATTCATGTTAAAACAACGCTTTATCCACTTGAAGACTTTACAAATCGAATTGGCGGAGAATTTGTAGAGGTTGATAACATCGTGCCGATAGGGGCGGATGCCCATACATTTGAACCAACAGCTAATCAAATGATTGAAGTGGCAGAAGCGGATTTATTTATTTATAATGGTGCTGATTTTGAAGGATTTGCTGATAGTATAAAAGATACAGTGGCGTCTCATGACGTGACAATCTTGACAGCGTCAGAAGGTATTGATCTTATTAGCTATGATCATGATCACACTCATGATCATGACCATGAAGAAAATCATGACCATAACGATGACCACTCACACGAGCATGAAGAGGATCATGATCACAATAATGACCACGCTCACGATCATGAAAATAATCACAACGAATCTGATCACGAAGATCATGCCCATAATGATAATGAGGGTAATCATTCTGAAGAGGCCCATGACCACTCACACGGTGATCAGGACCCTCATGTTTGGTTAGATCCTATCCGTTCTATTCAGTTAGCAGAAAATATTAAAGAGGCACTCATCGACATTAATCCGGAGGAGCAAGAGACTTTTGAAGCTAACTTTGAAACTCTTAAAAAGGAGCTTGAAGAATTAGATGAAGAGCTTCAAACTATGGCTGACAAGGCAGAACGTGGTACAATCGTCGTTTCTCATGCAGGTTACGGTTATTGGGAGGATCGCTACGGCATTGAGCAAATTGCCATTGCTGGCTTATCACCATCAAACGAACCGTCAATACAACAAATTCAGAACACGATTTCTATAATGGAAGATAACGATATAAATTACGTGATGTTTGAACAAAATATCCCTACTAACATTGCAAATACGGTTAAAGATGAAGTTGGTGCTGAAGATGTATGGCTTCACAACTTAGAAGTACTAACCGAAGAAGATATTGAAAATAACGAAGATTATTTTAGCTTAATGCGACGTAACATTGAAGCATTGGAAACTGGTTTAAACTAA
- a CDS encoding BrxA/BrxB family bacilliredoxin, producing MFVEFQMFMNDVVQAARNDMAEAGYEQLKTPEEVEAAFSKKGSTLVLVNSVCGCAGGIARPSAAYMKNYDVQADQYVTVFAGQDKEATEKARSYFTGYPPSSPSFALLKDGEIKMMLERHQIEGHEPIEVVKELEKGFDTHFK from the coding sequence TTGTTTGTGGAATTCCAAATGTTTATGAACGATGTCGTTCAGGCAGCGCGAAACGATATGGCTGAAGCAGGTTACGAACAATTAAAAACTCCAGAAGAAGTAGAGGCAGCTTTTAGCAAGAAAGGAAGTACACTTGTACTTGTTAATTCAGTTTGTGGCTGTGCTGGGGGGATTGCCCGACCTTCTGCAGCTTATATGAAAAATTATGATGTGCAGGCAGATCAATATGTAACAGTATTTGCAGGACAAGATAAGGAAGCTACTGAAAAAGCGCGATCTTACTTTACAGGATATCCGCCATCCTCGCCTTCTTTTGCTCTTCTAAAAGATGGAGAAATTAAAATGATGCTTGAACGTCATCAAATCGAAGGTCATGAACCAATTGAAGTCGTTAAGGAACTAGAAAAAGGGTTTGACACCCATTTTAAATAA
- a CDS encoding aromatic acid exporter family protein, translating into MFKIGYRTLKTALGTAGAVAVAHWLDLDFFASAGIITILCVQKTKRKSVKDSWARFLACLIGMILAVLVFEILGYHPLSIVVLLILFIPTTLILKVQGGIVTSSVINFHIYTVSDLSVNLIVNELALIVIGIGFALLVNMYMPSKQNQLEEMQAKLENYFSKILNEFAKYIRDGDSHWGGQEITEAVSLLEKSKNQAILNLENHIFRYEDVYYHYFKMREKQLDIFERMMPLLTSIEHHVEQADMLADYMEELADGIHPENTAHIYITKLEELKISFKQMPLPTTRDEFEARSALAHLVYELEQYLIIKQQFKPVKEYRAFR; encoded by the coding sequence ATGTTTAAAATTGGATATCGAACTTTAAAAACAGCTTTAGGCACTGCCGGAGCAGTGGCTGTTGCTCATTGGCTTGATCTTGACTTTTTTGCTTCTGCTGGGATTATAACCATCCTCTGTGTGCAAAAAACAAAACGAAAATCTGTAAAAGATTCATGGGCACGATTCTTAGCTTGTCTTATTGGGATGATTCTCGCTGTTCTTGTTTTTGAAATACTTGGTTACCACCCATTATCAATTGTGGTACTGCTTATTTTATTTATCCCTACAACACTCATACTCAAAGTACAAGGTGGAATTGTAACGAGTTCAGTTATTAACTTTCATATCTATACTGTGAGTGACCTAAGTGTTAACTTAATAGTGAATGAACTGGCTCTAATAGTTATCGGGATCGGTTTTGCCTTATTAGTAAATATGTATATGCCTAGTAAACAAAATCAATTAGAAGAGATGCAAGCTAAACTTGAAAATTATTTTTCAAAAATACTGAATGAATTCGCAAAATATATACGAGATGGGGATAGTCATTGGGGTGGACAAGAAATTACTGAAGCCGTGTCCTTGCTGGAAAAATCTAAAAATCAGGCCATTCTAAACTTGGAGAACCACATTTTTAGGTATGAGGATGTCTACTACCATTATTTTAAAATGAGAGAGAAGCAATTAGATATTTTTGAACGAATGATGCCGCTCCTCACTTCAATTGAACATCATGTTGAACAAGCAGACATGCTTGCTGATTACATGGAAGAATTAGCAGATGGGATTCATCCAGAGAACACAGCTCATATTTATATTACAAAATTAGAAGAATTAAAAATTTCCTTTAAACAAATGCCACTTCCTACTACGCGAGATGAATTTGAGGCTAGGTCTGCGTTAGCTCATCTCGTCTATGAATTGGAGCAATATTTAATTATTAAACAGCAATTTAAACCAGTTAAAGAATATCGTGCATTTCGTTGA
- a CDS encoding L,D-transpeptidase has product MASFMLSFLLIVSPLWPLGENPLAGDPYVIVNTATNELAFIVEGEVKQEFQIATGHEYHQTPEGEFNIIVKAMNPYYRKHDIEGGDKDNPLGTRWIGFDANGTDGRIFGLHGTNQPSSIGSRITKGCVRLNNSDVEILYEEIPIGTKILIISSEKNFEELGREYGAIE; this is encoded by the coding sequence ATGGCTTCTTTTATGTTATCATTTCTACTCATTGTGTCCCCCTTGTGGCCGCTTGGTGAAAACCCACTTGCTGGAGATCCATACGTTATCGTTAATACTGCAACGAATGAATTGGCTTTTATCGTTGAAGGAGAAGTGAAACAAGAATTTCAAATAGCTACCGGCCATGAATACCATCAAACGCCTGAAGGGGAATTTAATATTATAGTAAAGGCAATGAACCCATATTATCGAAAACATGATATTGAGGGTGGTGACAAGGATAATCCATTAGGTACTAGATGGATTGGCTTTGATGCCAATGGTACTGATGGAAGAATATTTGGCCTTCATGGTACAAACCAGCCTTCTTCTATCGGATCAAGAATTACGAAAGGCTGTGTTCGGCTTAATAATTCGGATGTTGAAATTCTTTATGAAGAGATTCCTATCGGGACAAAAATTTTAATTATATCTAGTGAGAAAAACTTTGAAGAATTAGGAAGAGAATATGGTGCGATTGAATAG
- the prli42 gene encoding stressosome-associated protein Prli42 yields the protein MPRKFRKAIIYMMIGIMFLGAVLSGVAYF from the coding sequence ATGCCTCGTAAATTTAGAAAAGCCATTATTTATATGATGATCGGAATTATGTTTTTAGGCGCCGTATTAAGTGGAGTCGCTTATTTTTAA
- a CDS encoding M20/M25/M40 family metallo-hydrolase: protein MVNEQRLINEFMELVKIDSETRYERKIADILTKKFEKLGLEVKEDSSAAVTGHGAGNLICTLEGTAEQGDTIYFTSHMDTVVPGKDVNPIIENGFIASDGTTVLGADDKAGLAAMLEAIKLLKEKNISHGTVQFIITAGEESGLVGAKALNRQDILADYGFALDSDGTVGHIITSAPNQSKVKAVVYGKTAHAGVAPELGVSAITIASKAIANMPLGRIDDETTANIGRIEGGSQTNIVCDRVDILAEARSLVTEKMEKQTQVMKEAFEGAAKEMGGKVEVTIDIAYPGFKHTEEDDIVQMAKSAVQSIGRTPVLKQSGGGSDANIISGLGIPTVNLGIGYENIHTTSEKISVIELVKTTELVVALIEKSVSQ from the coding sequence ATGGTAAATGAACAACGACTAATTAATGAATTTATGGAGCTTGTAAAAATAGACTCAGAAACAAGGTATGAGCGTAAAATAGCTGATATCCTGACAAAAAAATTTGAAAAATTAGGGCTAGAAGTAAAGGAGGATTCCTCCGCAGCAGTAACGGGACATGGTGCAGGTAACTTGATTTGCACGCTGGAAGGTACAGCTGAACAAGGGGATACAATATACTTCACCTCTCATATGGATACTGTTGTCCCAGGAAAAGATGTAAATCCAATAATAGAAAACGGTTTTATCGCAAGCGATGGAACAACTGTACTTGGAGCTGATGATAAGGCTGGTTTAGCGGCGATGCTGGAAGCGATAAAGCTATTAAAAGAAAAGAATATTTCTCATGGAACTGTTCAATTTATTATCACTGCTGGAGAAGAATCTGGTCTTGTAGGGGCAAAAGCATTGAACAGACAAGATATTCTTGCTGATTATGGATTTGCATTAGACAGTGATGGAACGGTCGGACATATCATTACTTCCGCACCTAACCAATCAAAGGTAAAAGCTGTGGTGTACGGGAAAACTGCTCATGCAGGAGTGGCACCTGAGCTTGGTGTTTCTGCCATTACCATTGCTTCTAAGGCAATTGCAAATATGCCACTGGGCCGGATAGATGATGAGACAACAGCTAACATCGGTCGAATTGAAGGAGGCAGTCAAACGAATATTGTTTGCGATCGCGTTGATATTTTAGCTGAAGCAAGATCACTTGTAACAGAAAAGATGGAAAAACAAACTCAAGTAATGAAAGAAGCCTTTGAAGGAGCAGCCAAAGAAATGGGTGGAAAGGTAGAAGTGACGATTGATATCGCTTATCCAGGATTTAAACATACTGAAGAGGATGACATTGTCCAAATGGCTAAGTCAGCTGTTCAATCGATTGGTCGTACACCAGTTTTGAAGCAAAGTGGAGGAGGTAGTGATGCAAATATTATCTCTGGTCTTGGTATTCCCACAGTGAATCTTGGCATCGGCTACGAAAACATTCATACAACAAGCGAAAAAATATCAGTAATAGAGCTTGTTAAGACAACTGAACTAGTAGTGGCCCTTATTGAAAAAAGTGTGTCACAGTAA
- a CDS encoding NAD(P)/FAD-dependent oxidoreductase — MHHYDVIVVGMGPAGIFTVYELTKQQPDLKILFIDKGHAIHQRRCPINEKKIQKCPPPAGRKEFAGCLPACSITSGFGGAGAYSDGKFNITTAFGGWMQDYLPASDVLELIKYVDAINLNHGAPEESTDPTTDEVRNIERRGLGAGLKLLRASVRHLGTEVNMQILTSIYETLKERCDMLHRTEVADILTEKTEEGHRVTGVRLKKKEEEIYADNVVIVPGRDGSEWLGGLLRKRGYTMVNNQVDIGVRVETSDVIMEEINTHLYEAKFVYNTSVGTNVRTFCSNPSGHVVVENHSGIMTANGHAYKDPQLGSENTNFALLVSHTFTEPFDKPNAFAQEISERANDLSNGSVIVQKYGDIMKGRRSTEKRIKEGFLEPTLKEAVPGDLGLVLPYNTMRSLIEMMEALDKVTPGIASEHTLFYGVEAKFYSSRPVLSNEFETEISGLYAGGDGGGVTRGLAQAGANGVHIARAILKKQSLRSHENKKETHPAY; from the coding sequence ATGCATCATTATGATGTGATCGTTGTTGGTATGGGACCAGCAGGAATATTTACTGTTTATGAACTAACAAAACAACAACCTGATTTGAAAATATTATTTATTGATAAAGGCCATGCCATTCATCAACGGCGTTGTCCTATTAATGAAAAAAAGATACAAAAATGTCCACCACCTGCAGGTCGAAAAGAATTTGCTGGGTGTTTGCCTGCCTGTTCAATTACGAGCGGGTTTGGAGGTGCAGGCGCCTACTCTGACGGTAAATTTAATATTACGACCGCTTTTGGAGGCTGGATGCAGGATTATTTACCAGCTTCAGACGTATTGGAGCTAATTAAGTATGTGGATGCCATTAATTTAAATCATGGAGCGCCAGAAGAAAGCACAGATCCTACTACTGATGAAGTAAGAAATATTGAACGTCGCGGTTTAGGTGCAGGTCTTAAATTATTGCGTGCGTCTGTTCGACATTTAGGTACAGAAGTAAACATGCAAATTCTCACGAGCATATACGAAACACTTAAGGAACGTTGTGATATGTTGCACCGAACCGAAGTTGCTGATATCCTCACCGAAAAAACAGAGGAGGGTCATCGTGTAACAGGGGTGAGATTGAAGAAAAAAGAAGAAGAGATTTATGCCGATAACGTTGTCATTGTACCGGGACGAGATGGTTCTGAATGGTTAGGTGGATTGCTGAGGAAACGTGGATACACCATGGTGAATAATCAAGTAGACATTGGGGTTCGTGTGGAGACCTCTGATGTTATTATGGAGGAAATAAACACTCATCTTTATGAAGCTAAGTTTGTGTATAATACATCTGTAGGTACGAATGTTCGAACATTTTGTTCTAATCCATCAGGACACGTTGTAGTCGAAAATCACAGTGGGATCATGACAGCAAACGGTCATGCCTACAAAGATCCACAATTGGGCAGTGAGAATACAAACTTTGCATTACTTGTTTCCCACACATTTACGGAGCCTTTTGACAAGCCAAATGCTTTTGCACAAGAGATATCTGAACGAGCCAATGACCTATCGAATGGATCTGTTATTGTTCAGAAATACGGCGATATAATGAAAGGCAGACGCTCGACTGAAAAACGAATTAAAGAAGGCTTTCTGGAACCTACATTAAAAGAAGCGGTTCCTGGTGATTTGGGCCTTGTGCTCCCTTATAACACAATGAGAAGTTTAATAGAAATGATGGAAGCGCTAGATAAAGTAACACCTGGTATTGCGTCTGAGCATACGTTATTTTATGGTGTAGAGGCTAAATTTTACTCCTCAAGGCCAGTATTAAGTAATGAGTTTGAAACGGAAATAAGTGGTCTCTATGCTGGAGGAGATGGCGGGGGAGTCACAAGAGGATTGGCACAAGCTGGGGCTAATGGTGTCCATATTGCCCGAGCTATTCTAAAGAAGCAGTCTTTGAGGTCCCATGAAAATAAAAAAGAGACGCACCCTGCTTATTGA